In the bacterium genome, one interval contains:
- a CDS encoding nucleotidyltransferase domain-containing protein — MVNKIVDIYHPERIYLFGSMARDDADENSDYDLMLIMDDDVAPELLTSKLAYQAMWGMQVATDILIWKKSEFDKRLHLKASFPATIIREGKLLHAA; from the coding sequence ATTGTAAATAAAATCGTGGATATCTATCATCCGGAGCGGATCTATTTGTTTGGTTCCATGGCGAGGGATGATGCTGATGAAAATAGTGATTACGATCTTATGCTTATCATGGATGATGATGTTGCACCCGAATTGCTTACCAGTAAACTTGCCTATCAAGCAATGTGGGGAATGCAGGTCGCAACAGATATCTTAATATGGAAAAAATCAGAGTTTGATAAACGGTTGCACCTGAAAGCTTCTTTTCCGGCAACAATTATTCGGGAAGGCAAATTACTCCATGCCGCTTGA